TCGATGGATTCACGAACGCTCTTGGAGATGTCCTTCAGGGTGTTCTTTCCAATCATCTGGCCGATCACAGTCCCGTCATCTCTGACTCCGAAGAACACATGGGCTTTGCCGGAATTGTTGAGCATGGCGCAGATCGCTTCCATCGCTTCGTTCATCTCTGCCGTGCTCTCTTTGAATTCCTGTGTTTCGTCCTCTCTTCCGATGTTCGCCATAATACTCGCCAGTACTGCAATTGATTCTATATTGATATACTTAATGATTCCATATTGATATACTGATTGATTCCATTTCGAGGTATCGATCGAGGATATGGGATATTGCGATTGATCGTCTGATCGGGGAATGATGGCCGAAGCGACTTCGGTGCGGTTTTACCCGACAAGCTCCAGCGCCGCGGAGTTGGCCGCCACGGCTGCTTCCCTCATCCCTGTGTTGCTACCTCCGATGAGCACCACGTCCCCTTCCTCCATGCCGTGGGCGCGGATCTGCGCCGCCAGTTCCGGGGAATGCTCGTCGATGCTCCAGTCCGGAGGGAGTATAAGCTCCCCGTCGCGGAGGATGATGGTGGTGCATCCGTCGCCGCCCGACCCGAGTCTATTCGTTGTCGGCGTAGCAGTGGGTTGTCATGGATAAACGGGTAATTCATTGTAGTAACACGTTAATCGGGAACGATGACAGAATGACAGACATTGTGGTTATCGACGAATCCGGAGATCTGGGCCCAAAGGGTTCCGAGTATTTCGCTATGGCAGCAATGATTCTCCCCAGGACGCGCAATCTCAAAAGTGCCTACAAAACAATCCCGAAGGACGGCAAGGAGCACAAGTGGTACAATTCCGATGAGGATGAGATTCTCGAACTGTTCGAGGCAATGGGCCGGTGCAGATTCGGTATCGTCTATTCCGTAATCAAAAAGAACAAGCCGCTGTCAGATGCACCTGTGTACGGAAACGAGCTCTATGACAGGATGGTATGCCAGGTCGTCGATGATGCCCTGTCCCATCTCGGTTGCAGGGATGTCAAGGTCTATCTCGACAACAACAGGTTCATCTCGACGGAAAGGTTCAGGGAGATCGTCCGCGAATCCTCCGTCAGGTCGGGTGTGAATCTCCTAGAAGTGAGGAAGAGGGATTCAAAGAGCACACCGTGTTTGCAACTGGTAGACTTCGTAGCAGGTTCCGTGAGAGCCAAATACGAACGCGGTGACACCAAACTATCCATTATAGAAGACAAAATATCCTTCGCCCGCAGGTTATAAGGGCCACTCCGATAGCGGCCAACTCTGCGGGGCTTATCAGGATGGTTGACTATCTTCTATCGATTATTTAAAGTATCCTTTGGCAGAACGGTCTGTCATCGTAATATTCATAGGGCGTTAGGTTTCAACCTACAAGCTCTAGCGCCGCGGAGTTGGCCGCCACGGCGGCCTCCCTTCTGCCGGTGTTGCTGCCTCCGATGAGCACCACGTCCCCTTCCTCCATGCCGTGGGAGCGGATCTGCGCTGCCAGTTCCGGGGAATGCTCGTCGATGCTCCTGGGCGGAGAGAACAGTCAGATCGATGAGGAACGCAGGTTGTTCTATGTCGCCATGACTAGGGCCAAGGAGACGACATATATCGTCTCCCAGAACGGTCACCAGTCGGATTTCTTCAAGGAGATGTTCCCGAGGAACGACGCATATGGGAAGAAGGTCGAGATGACTTGTCCGCTGTGTGGCGGAGTGATGATCCTGAAGACCAATCAGAACGGGCATAAGTTCTACGGGTGCAGCAACTATCGTTCCAAAGGATGCAAGTTTACCAGGAATTGGTGAATTACATTAAACAACAAATCATACTTTCCATTTTGTTTTGTCATCCGTCACAGTATAAGGAACCGTCTTTCTGTCTTTGGATACGGGTTTGACATATCCAATTTCACAGAGGTGTTTGATACGGCTTCTTGCTGTCTGGTATGATATTGGATATCTTACAGTCAAATAAGGAGTAATCCTTCTCCTTATCCGACTTTACGAATGAACTGGATGATTCTTTCTTGTTGTAACCGACTATATAGATCAGTTCCTTCACTGCTTCCTTCGTTATCAAATATAACCTGACTTAATTTAGAAGTTCACAGTAGTTCACTAGAAGTTCACAGTAGTTCAACCACTCACAGGTTTACTTTCCAATATGATGACTGCTTAGAACCGCTCCTTGACAACAGGCCACGTTTCTTGAGTCTGACGGTTGCGTGTTTAATCTTTGATTCTCCGGTATCCAGATTGGCTGCAATCTCGCGGATTTTAAGCATCGGTTCATTTTGCAGCAAAGCCAATATGTCCTTCTCCAGATCAGATAGTGGAAGAGTCGTCGGTTCATCCGAAGGCACATGTGACGAATCCTTCCTGAATATGGTGACGCGTATCGCCTCATCGATCTCCTGGATCACTGGTTCCCTCAGCCCGTATTCCCTGCATAGGGAGAAGGATCTTCCGATACCGCTGCCCCAACCCTCGACCAGTTTCGCTTCCCTGAAGAATCTGGCGATGATCGGGTTACGGGGGTTTGAGCGACCGGACAGAGCCTTCTCAATCGAAAGACCCAGATGGTCCCATGTCGCCTTCAATTGGGGTGCATCAGCCAATCCTTCAGCAACAGTATGGCCTGATCCAGTGCGACCCTCGCCTCCGGTATGGGGAATGCGACGAAGACGTGGTCCATGTTGGGATACACCATGGTATTGTGGTCGATGTCGTATTCGTTGAACAGCCGGTCCAACTTCATGACGTCCGGGTACAGTATGTCGTGGGTGCCGCAGAAGATCAACACCCTGCTGATGCCTTTCGGATCCGCGAATATCGGACTCACGTACGGGTTGTCCAGGTTCTTCTCCCCGTCCGCCCAGTAGATACCCAGAAGTCCCAGGCCCCAGGCATCCAGCATCGGGTCCACGTTCTCGAATTTCTCTATGTCCGGGTTGTCCGTATGGAGGTCCACCCACGGGGAGAACAGAAGTATCCCCTCCGGCATCGTCATGCCCCTGTCGCGCAGATAGTAGGAGAATCCGAGGGCTATGCTTCCTCCCGCCGAGTCCCCGCCGAGCACTATCTGGGAGAAGGGGTTCTTGCGGAACGCGGTCTCGTAGGCGGTCAGGATCTTGGCGAATTCCGTCTTGTAATTGTGGTCTGGCACATTGCCGTACATGGGGAATACGACCTTGGCGCCTATGCCTTTGGCGACCTTGTCCACCATCTCGAAGTGCGACCTGAGGGGAGGATAGAGGAATCCGCCTCCGTGGAAATATATGAGGACGGGCTGCCCCTGTTCGTGCCTGCTGCCCCAGCAGAAAACCTGCATGCCGTCGATCCAATATTCGTCGACCCTCTGCCCGATCCAATCCCCGGGATTCGGATACGGGTCGTCGCTCATGTGTCTGACCCTTTCGATGTGCTTTATCCACTCCTCGTTGGAGCGTTTGGTCCAGAGACTGCGGTAATCCGTGCTGCGGAACTGCTCCTCGGTAAGGCGGGAGCGGAGGGACATCCTCGGGCTGCGTAGGTTCTTGGACACTCTGGACATCTGTCCGGTGTGACTCGTCTTCAATCTATATCAATGGAATTGCCAACATCGACGGACGGGTGCGGTCCGCCGAAAGCAACCCATATAATCCATACGGCGATTATGAAGTATGATTCTCACAGATGAGGAGCAGGCCATATTCGACGGCGAGAAAGGCGCCGGTGCCCAGAAGGCCATGGAACTGGTCGTCGCCCTCGGAAAGATCTACGGGGCGGACAGTCTCGTGGATATCACATCCGCCCACCTTTCGGGTGCTTCATATAAGACGATCGGAGAGGGCGGTCTCAAGTACCTCTCGGACATGGTAGCCGGCGGGGCCAAGGTATCCGTCCCATCCACCCTCAACCCGGTGGGGATGGACCGCGAGCGTTGGAAGGAGATGCATATCGGTCCCGAGTTCGCCGAGAAGCAGCTGCAGATTATCGAGCTGTATGGGAAGATGGGTATCAGGAAGACGTGTTCCTGCACCCCGTATATCGGGGACAACGTCCCCGGGTTCGGGGACCACGTCGCATGGGCGGAGTCGTCCGCCCTGTCCGTGGTGAACTCCTATTTCGGGGCCAGGACCAACAGGGAGGGCGGACCCGGGGCGTTGGCCGCCGCCATCCTCGGAAAGACCGCCAACTACGGGCTCCACCTTACCGAGAACAGGAGACCCACCGTCGTCGTAGACGTCGAGGACATGGGCGGGTCCGTATTCGACTATTCCGTCCTGGGACAGGCCGTGGGGATGGCCATAGGCAAGGGGATCCCTTATTTCAGGGGTCTGAAGGATATATCGATCGAGGATGCGAAGACCCTGTCGGCGGCTATGGCAGCCGCCGGGTCGGTGGCCCTCTGGCATGCGGAAGGGTGTACCCCGGAGGCCGGGGACTTCGACGTCTCCGGTCTCGAGCACATATCCATCGGGGATGCGGAGAGGAAGGCGGCTTATGACAAGCTGAACACGGTGGAGGACGTCCAGCTCATCGCATTGGGATGCCCCCACCTCACCCCCAAGGAGATGCACGACATAGCGGCCCTTCTCAAAGGGAAGAAGAAAAAGAACAAGGATGTGGAGGTGTGGTTCTGTACGTCCGAGTCCGTCCGTTCACAGTGCCAGGATGATGTCAGGATAATGGAGGAGTTCGGTCCCGTACTGGCCGATACCTGCATGGTCGTGGCCCCGATAGAGGGCACGTTCCAGAGGACGGCCACCAATTCCGCCAAGGCCGGCAACTATCTGCCGACCCTCTGTTCCCAGAAGGTGAAGTTTGCGGACATCTCCGACCTGCTGAAGGTGATAGAATGATCATGAAAGGACGCGCCATCTCCCCCGGATACGCGGAGGGTGAGGCGATAACGTACGGGGGGGCCTTCAGTTTCCTCGGAGGGGTCGACGGCAAGACGGGGAACTTCAACGTGCGCGACGGAAACATCGCAGAAAAGGTCTTCCTGTTCCCCAACGGTAAGGGATCGACGGTCGGATCGTATGTGGTATACGATCTGAAGGTGCAGGGACACGCACCTCTGGCACTTGTCAACAGGAGTGCCGAGACGATAGTCACGACCGGTGCCGTGATCTCATCGGTGCCCATGGTCGACAATATCGATGTATCCCTCGTCAGGGACGGGGATACCGTAGCCGTGGACGGGAACAGGGGATATGTGGAGATAAAGAACGTCAAGACATATTCCACGGTGTCCGCCGTACTCGAGTGCGGTGGCAAAGTCCTCCTTCTCCGCAGGCCGGAGGATGCGCATTCATTCCCCGGAAAATGGTCTCTGGTGTCCGGGCGGGTCGAGCCGGGGGAGAATCCGGCAGAGGCGGCCAGAAGGGAGATCGAGGAGGAGACCGGGATCAAGGTCGGATTCCCCGACGCATCCCAGACCCACTTCTATGTGAGGGAGGGGGATGTCGTATGGAACGTCCATCCTTTCCTATACAAGGTGTCCTCCGACAAGGTGGAGTTGAATTCCGAGAACACCGATTTTGTTTGGGTCGACCGCGGAAAGGTCTCCTGCGACGGACTCGTGGACGGTGTCGAGAGGATAGTCAAGAACTTCTGACGGGGACGGCCCTCCGGGGTCCGTCCCTCCCGAGGTCGCAATGGCGGATATCCGTTTTCTTACAGACTCGCATCTCCACATGTGCGAGACGGGGTTTCCCGGAAACTACGGGGACTTCGACTCGCTTACCCGGGCGGTATCATGTACGGCAGATCCCGGCGAATGGGACCTCCAACTTTCCTTTTCCTCCCGGACCGTGGTCCCCTCCATAGGGATACATCCGTGGAACTGCGGGTGCTGGAACGTTTCCGTGGAGGAGCGTTTCCTATCGATCCTGGAGAAGTCTTCATCCTGTCAGATAGGGGAGATCGGACTCGATTCGAAGAAGGGGGACGTCTCGGAGCAGATGCCGTCCTTCACGGGACAGTTGGATGCGGCGTCGTCGATGGACAGGGTCGTCAGCATACACATGGTGGGAGCGGAGAAGCAGGTCCTGGATGCCATACGCACCCATGGCAGATCGTGCAGAGGGATAATACTGCATTCGTTCTCGTCCGAGAGCTATGTGAAGCCGTTTTTGGACCTGGGATGCATGTTCTCCCTGTCTCCGCGCATACTGGCACGTTCGAAGGACAAGGTCCGCCGTCTTCTGGATCTCATCCCGGACGACCGTCTTCTCCTGGAATCGGACGCTCCCCATCAGGGAAGGTTTTTTACGGGTATGGGGGACTTCGTGAGGTCCATGGCCGATGTGAAGGGGTGTCCGCCGCATGATTTGGCCCGGAATACTTATGAGAATCTGGAGAGGACGGTCGGATGAGTGCAGGTATGAACGAGAGGACCAGGCTGATCATAGGTGATGACGGGGTCCGCCGTCTCCGTGACGCCAAGGTCGTATTATGCGGCTGCGGGGCAGTGGGCGGATATGCGCTGGAAGGTCTGGTCAGGGCCGGGGTGGGCCACATACGTGTGGTCGACAAGGATGTGTTCTCCGAGAGCAATATGAACCGTCAGATCCTCGCCACGACTGCGACGGTCGGAAGGCCTAAGGCGGAGGTCGCCTGCGAACGTGCCAGAAGCATAAATCCCGTCATAGATATCGAGTCCATGGACGTCCTCGTATCGGAGGATACCATACCTGCCATACTCGACATGGGTCCCGACGTCCTCGTGGATGCCATAGATACGATAGGGATGAAGGTCCGTCTGCTCCGCGAAGCATGTGCCAGACGCATAAGGGCGTTCTCTTCCATGGGTGCGGCGCTGCATACCGACCCAATGGCCGTGCGTATCGCCCCCGTCATGGATTCGTCGGTATGCCCGGTGGCGGCGAGGGTCCGCAGGGAGCTCAGGGGCTGCGACACCTCGCTCATAACATGCGTATATTCTTTGGAGAGGCCGGTGGCCGTCCCTACGGAGAAGGATGAGAACGGGAAGAGCATCCTGGGCTCGATGCCGACGATACCTGCCATATTCGGAATGACCCTGGCCAACGAGGCCATAATGTACATTCTTGGAAAAGAGTAAGATATTTAGGGGACGGCCGGGTTTCCCCGGCCGCATCCCCGTCAGATCTTGGACGAGGTCACACCGATGGTGATGTTCTTGCCGGTGATGTCCCAGTCTTTCACGGAATCTCCGGCCGGTTCGTCGGTGTACTCGATCTGTTTGGCGCGGACCTCTGCGGAGATATGGTCCTGCCAGGTCTTGAAAAGGTCCACGAGGTGGGGTTCGGCCTTGACGTCGACGTTGATGTATTCGTCCACATTCAGCTTCATGTCCTTCCTCATCTGCTGGATCCTTCTGATGAGTTCTCTGGCGTAACCTTCGGCCTCGATCTCGGGGGTGATCTCGAAATCGATGAAGATCTCTCCCTCGTCGAAGGGGACGGGTTCCACGTCGTCCTTGCCGAT
The nucleotide sequence above comes from Candidatus Methanomethylophilus alvi Mx1201. Encoded proteins:
- a CDS encoding DUF3800 domain-containing protein gives rise to the protein MTDIVVIDESGDLGPKGSEYFAMAAMILPRTRNLKSAYKTIPKDGKEHKWYNSDEDEILELFEAMGRCRFGIVYSVIKKNKPLSDAPVYGNELYDRMVCQVVDDALSHLGCRDVKVYLDNNRFISTERFREIVRESSVRSGVNLLEVRKRDSKSTPCLQLVDFVAGSVRAKYERGDTKLSIIEDKISFARRL
- a CDS encoding topoisomerase DNA-binding C4 zinc finger domain-containing protein, with product MPWERICAASSGECSSMLLGGENSQIDEERRLFYVAMTRAKETTYIVSQNGHQSDFFKEMFPRNDAYGKKVEMTCPLCGGVMILKTNQNGHKFYGCSNYRSKGCKFTRNW
- a CDS encoding aconitase X, with amino-acid sequence MILTDEEQAIFDGEKGAGAQKAMELVVALGKIYGADSLVDITSAHLSGASYKTIGEGGLKYLSDMVAGGAKVSVPSTLNPVGMDRERWKEMHIGPEFAEKQLQIIELYGKMGIRKTCSCTPYIGDNVPGFGDHVAWAESSALSVVNSYFGARTNREGGPGALAAAILGKTANYGLHLTENRRPTVVVDVEDMGGSVFDYSVLGQAVGMAIGKGIPYFRGLKDISIEDAKTLSAAMAAAGSVALWHAEGCTPEAGDFDVSGLEHISIGDAERKAAYDKLNTVEDVQLIALGCPHLTPKEMHDIAALLKGKKKKNKDVEVWFCTSESVRSQCQDDVRIMEEFGPVLADTCMVVAPIEGTFQRTATNSAKAGNYLPTLCSQKVKFADISDLLKVIE
- a CDS encoding tRNA threonylcarbamoyladenosine dehydratase, yielding MSAGMNERTRLIIGDDGVRRLRDAKVVLCGCGAVGGYALEGLVRAGVGHIRVVDKDVFSESNMNRQILATTATVGRPKAEVACERARSINPVIDIESMDVLVSEDTIPAILDMGPDVLVDAIDTIGMKVRLLREACARRIRAFSSMGAALHTDPMAVRIAPVMDSSVCPVAARVRRELRGCDTSLITCVYSLERPVAVPTEKDENGKSILGSMPTIPAIFGMTLANEAIMYILGKE
- a CDS encoding TatD family hydrolase; this translates as MADIRFLTDSHLHMCETGFPGNYGDFDSLTRAVSCTADPGEWDLQLSFSSRTVVPSIGIHPWNCGCWNVSVEERFLSILEKSSSCQIGEIGLDSKKGDVSEQMPSFTGQLDAASSMDRVVSIHMVGAEKQVLDAIRTHGRSCRGIILHSFSSESYVKPFLDLGCMFSLSPRILARSKDKVRRLLDLIPDDRLLLESDAPHQGRFFTGMGDFVRSMADVKGCPPHDLARNTYENLERTVG
- a CDS encoding alpha/beta hydrolase, yielding MSRVSKNLRSPRMSLRSRLTEEQFRSTDYRSLWTKRSNEEWIKHIERVRHMSDDPYPNPGDWIGQRVDEYWIDGMQVFCWGSRHEQGQPVLIYFHGGGFLYPPLRSHFEMVDKVAKGIGAKVVFPMYGNVPDHNYKTEFAKILTAYETAFRKNPFSQIVLGGDSAGGSIALGFSYYLRDRGMTMPEGILLFSPWVDLHTDNPDIEKFENVDPMLDAWGLGLLGIYWADGEKNLDNPYVSPIFADPKGISRVLIFCGTHDILYPDVMKLDRLFNEYDIDHNTMVYPNMDHVFVAFPIPEARVALDQAILLLKDWLMHPN
- a CDS encoding ATP-binding protein is translated as MADAPQLKATWDHLGLSIEKALSGRSNPRNPIIARFFREAKLVEGWGSGIGRSFSLCREYGLREPVIQEIDEAIRVTIFRKDSSHVPSDEPTTLPLSDLEKDILALLQNEPMLKIREIAANLDTGESKIKHATVRLKKRGLLSRSGSKQSSYWKVNL